The Nocardioides panzhihuensis genome has a segment encoding these proteins:
- a CDS encoding AzlC family ABC transporter permease — MQVMEMDTANREPTGVREEIAAGWRAVLPACVAVIPLGLALGVLVVHSGLAWWWAPVLGAIVFAGTMEFLLVGLLAAAAPLAQIAVSTLLVNFRHVFYAISFPLHRVRGAGWKAYSTFALTDEAYALTVTPESAEWSRARILSIQGFFHLAWVVCVAVGAGVGSMIPPEVVGLEFAVTALFVVLGLEAYKVRRSLPIPALALACAILAALVSGENMLLIAMGMFAAALVCSYFFAAWRSRRA; from the coding sequence ATGCAAGTGATGGAGATGGACACGGCGAACCGCGAGCCGACAGGGGTTCGCGAGGAGATCGCCGCAGGGTGGCGGGCCGTGCTGCCCGCATGTGTCGCGGTGATCCCGCTGGGCCTCGCGCTCGGCGTGCTGGTGGTCCACTCCGGCCTCGCCTGGTGGTGGGCGCCCGTGCTCGGCGCGATCGTGTTCGCGGGCACCATGGAGTTCCTGCTGGTCGGCCTGCTGGCTGCCGCGGCGCCCTTGGCGCAGATCGCCGTCAGCACCCTGCTGGTGAACTTCCGCCACGTCTTCTACGCGATCTCGTTCCCGCTGCACCGCGTGCGCGGCGCCGGGTGGAAGGCGTACAGCACCTTCGCGCTCACCGACGAGGCCTATGCGCTCACCGTGACACCGGAGTCGGCGGAGTGGTCGCGGGCGAGGATCCTCAGCATCCAGGGTTTCTTCCATCTCGCCTGGGTGGTCTGCGTGGCCGTCGGCGCAGGGGTCGGCTCCATGATCCCGCCGGAGGTCGTGGGCCTCGAGTTCGCCGTCACCGCGCTGTTCGTCGTGCTCGGGCTCGAGGCGTACAAGGTCCGCCGGTCGCTGCCGATCCCGGCTCTCGCGCTCGCCTGCGCGATCCTCGCGGCGCTGGTCTCGGGAGAGAACATGCTGCTGATCGCGATGGGCATGTTCGCCGCGGCGCTCGTCTGCTCGTACTTCTTCGCCGCCTGGAGGAGCCGCCGTGCCTGA
- a CDS encoding AzlD domain-containing protein → MPDPWYVLSGIAVSAAVTWALRAAPFAMLAPLRHSALMAHIGERMPVGMMVILAVYTLRDTDPVVAASAGPAVLALAITIGLHLWRGSMTLSIFAGTAAYVLATSVIAA, encoded by the coding sequence GTGCCTGATCCCTGGTACGTCCTGTCCGGTATCGCCGTCTCCGCGGCCGTGACCTGGGCGCTCCGCGCCGCCCCGTTCGCGATGCTGGCGCCGCTTCGGCACAGCGCGCTGATGGCCCACATCGGCGAACGGATGCCTGTCGGGATGATGGTCATCCTCGCCGTCTACACCCTCCGCGACACCGATCCTGTCGTGGCGGCGTCGGCCGGTCCGGCTGTTCTGGCACTCGCGATCACCATCGGCCTGCACCTGTGGCGCGGCAGCATGACGCTGAGCATCTTCGCCGGCACGGCCGCGTACGTCCTGGCCACCTCGGTCATCGCTGCTTGA
- a CDS encoding low affinity iron permease family protein, producing MTVENSARKSRQRGDGRNAFERFVEVVTSVVSHAPFFYVIVGALLLWAVSFPFWSSSTKWELAVHTGSSVLSLLLLVLLQNAGRRSEQAAHEKLNVIATALSDLMESRARDDEDLADSVRTLRQAVGLEERH from the coding sequence ATGACGGTAGAGAACAGCGCCAGGAAGTCACGCCAGCGAGGCGACGGGCGGAACGCCTTCGAACGCTTCGTGGAGGTGGTCACCTCTGTGGTCAGCCATGCTCCCTTCTTCTACGTGATCGTGGGCGCTCTGCTGCTGTGGGCGGTGAGCTTTCCCTTCTGGTCCTCGAGCACCAAGTGGGAGCTGGCGGTGCACACCGGGTCCTCGGTCCTCTCGTTGCTGCTGCTGGTGCTGCTCCAGAACGCTGGGCGGCGCTCGGAGCAGGCGGCCCACGAGAAGCTCAACGTCATCGCCACGGCGCTCTCCGACCTCATGGAGTCCCGGGCTCGCGACGACGAGGACCTCGCCGACTCGGTGCGTACGCTGCGCCAGGCCGTGGGGCTCGAGGAGCGACACTGA
- a CDS encoding nuclear transport factor 2 family protein encodes MTDQTIPEPVAAFIEAVNRHDETAFLDAFAEGGAVDDWGRVFTGREQIKGWSDNEFIGANGTLAVEEVQTAGAAVTVVGDWRSTHANGRSKFVFDVDGDRIARMTISEG; translated from the coding sequence ATGACAGACCAGACGATCCCGGAGCCGGTCGCGGCCTTCATCGAGGCCGTCAACAGACACGACGAGACCGCCTTCCTGGACGCATTCGCGGAGGGTGGAGCTGTCGACGACTGGGGACGGGTCTTCACCGGACGAGAGCAGATCAAGGGGTGGAGCGACAACGAGTTCATCGGCGCGAACGGCACCCTCGCCGTCGAAGAGGTCCAGACTGCGGGCGCCGCGGTGACCGTCGTCGGTGACTGGCGCTCCACCCATGCCAACGGACGCTCGAAGTTCGTCTTCGACGTCGACGGCGACCGGATCGCCAGAATGACCATCAGCGAGGGCTGA
- a CDS encoding DUF1349 domain-containing protein — MKPTSIRWGSGQWTHPPVAAVERGSDLLVTAGEGSDAWRTTSYGFVHDSEHALLAPFDQDTAVEVEFTAAFSQQFDQAGIFVRVGEAHWVKAGVEFADGRPQVGAVVTDGRSDWSLAPVPDWRDRRVLIRVSRSGDALAVRAGVDGGALQLVRLVPFAPDLVAGAGPFTCAPTRAGLTVAFHAWRVTAADVGLH; from the coding sequence TTGAAGCCGACGTCGATCCGCTGGGGGAGCGGGCAATGGACCCATCCGCCTGTCGCCGCTGTCGAGCGGGGTTCCGACCTCCTCGTCACCGCGGGAGAGGGGAGTGACGCCTGGCGTACGACCTCCTACGGGTTCGTCCACGACAGCGAGCACGCCCTGCTGGCTCCCTTCGACCAAGACACCGCGGTCGAGGTCGAGTTCACGGCCGCCTTCTCGCAGCAGTTCGACCAGGCCGGGATCTTCGTACGCGTCGGCGAGGCTCACTGGGTCAAGGCAGGCGTCGAGTTTGCCGACGGTCGACCGCAGGTCGGTGCCGTCGTCACCGATGGCAGGTCGGACTGGTCGCTGGCGCCGGTGCCTGACTGGCGCGACCGCAGGGTTCTCATCCGGGTCAGCCGATCCGGCGACGCGCTGGCTGTTCGGGCCGGGGTCGACGGTGGCGCTCTTCAGTTGGTTCGTCTTGTCCCGTTCGCGCCGGACCTCGTAGCTGGGGCCGGGCCGTTTACCTGTGCTCCTACGCGGGCGGGGCTCACGGTCGCCTTTCATGCTTGGCGTGTGACTGCGGCGGACGTTGGGCTGCACTGA
- a CDS encoding HNH endonuclease, protein MPGTWAEAHHWLAWAQSGTTDLDNAALLCSHHHHRAHDPAYLHERLPNGDIRFTRRR, encoded by the coding sequence ATCCCCGGCACCTGGGCCGAAGCCCACCACTGGCTCGCCTGGGCACAAAGCGGAACAACCGACCTCGACAACGCCGCGCTCCTTTGCAGCCATCACCACCACCGCGCCCACGACCCCGCCTACCTCCATGAACGCCTACCCAACGGCGACATCCGGTTCACCAGACGCAGATAG